Proteins encoded by one window of Chondromyces crocatus:
- the pilB gene encoding type IV-A pilus assembly ATPase PilB has protein sequence MSTNRLGELLVREKLISLQQLRQAQEEQRKSGKNLGYALAKLGYISDGEITNFLSAQYRVPAVDLAEYEIDPDVTKLVSREVCEKHKIIPISKSGSSLVVAMADPTNLHAIDDIKFLTGFNVEPVVASEQGITEAIERSYNIGPSYDEVLSEFGEEEVGYTVEQDEENILELERAAEGAPVVRLVNAILLNAIKKGASDIHIEPYEKALRVRYRVDGVLMEEMQPPMKLKAAIASRLKIMSSLDIAERRLPQDGRIKLKMGKGREMDFRVSVLPTIWGEKIVMRLLDKSNLQLDMAKLGFDPKPLADFQWAIGQPWGMVLVTGPTGSGKTTTLYSALSDLNKVGVNISTAEDPVEYNLPGINQVQMHDEIGLNFAMSLRSFLRQDPDIIMVGEIRDFETAEIAVKAALTGHLVLSTLHTNDAPATISRLLNMGVEPFLITASVNLVLAQRLARRICSECKAPFNVDHSALLDFGFTEEQLSRAQLMKGTGCKNCNGSGYRGRVALYEVMRFSDHLKEMVLQGASTAELKAGAIKSGMLTLRMSGIEKILAGVTTTEEVGRVTMGD, from the coding sequence ATGTCTACCAACCGCCTTGGAGAGCTTCTCGTCCGCGAAAAGCTCATCAGTCTTCAGCAGCTCCGCCAGGCTCAAGAAGAGCAGCGAAAGTCCGGGAAGAATCTCGGCTACGCTCTCGCCAAGCTCGGGTACATCTCTGACGGGGAAATCACCAACTTCCTTTCGGCCCAGTACCGTGTCCCCGCCGTCGACCTCGCCGAGTACGAGATCGACCCCGACGTGACCAAGCTGGTGTCACGCGAGGTGTGCGAAAAGCACAAGATCATCCCGATCTCCAAGAGTGGCTCGTCGCTGGTCGTGGCGATGGCCGATCCGACGAACCTGCACGCCATCGACGACATCAAGTTTCTCACAGGCTTCAATGTGGAGCCCGTGGTGGCATCCGAGCAGGGGATCACGGAAGCCATCGAGCGCTCGTACAACATCGGCCCCTCCTACGACGAGGTGCTCAGCGAGTTCGGAGAGGAGGAGGTCGGCTACACGGTCGAGCAAGATGAGGAGAACATCCTCGAGCTCGAACGCGCTGCCGAGGGCGCGCCGGTCGTGCGCCTCGTCAACGCCATTCTCCTCAACGCCATCAAGAAGGGCGCGAGCGACATCCACATCGAGCCTTATGAGAAGGCGCTGCGGGTGCGATACCGGGTGGATGGTGTGCTCATGGAGGAGATGCAGCCCCCCATGAAGCTCAAGGCGGCCATCGCGAGCCGCCTGAAGATCATGAGCTCCCTCGACATTGCCGAGCGCAGGCTCCCGCAAGACGGCCGCATCAAGCTCAAGATGGGCAAGGGGCGGGAGATGGACTTCCGCGTCTCCGTGCTGCCGACGATCTGGGGCGAGAAGATCGTCATGCGCCTCCTGGACAAGTCGAACTTGCAGCTCGACATGGCCAAGCTCGGCTTCGATCCGAAGCCGCTGGCAGACTTCCAGTGGGCCATCGGTCAGCCGTGGGGGATGGTGCTCGTCACGGGTCCGACGGGCAGCGGCAAGACCACCACCCTGTACTCTGCGTTGAGCGACCTCAACAAGGTCGGGGTGAACATCAGCACGGCGGAGGATCCGGTCGAGTACAACCTCCCGGGCATCAACCAGGTGCAGATGCACGACGAGATCGGGCTCAACTTCGCGATGAGCTTGCGATCATTTCTGCGGCAAGATCCGGACATCATCATGGTCGGCGAGATCCGCGACTTCGAGACGGCAGAGATCGCCGTCAAGGCGGCCCTCACAGGTCACCTCGTGCTGTCGACCTTGCACACGAATGACGCCCCCGCGACGATCTCCCGCCTGCTCAACATGGGCGTGGAGCCGTTTCTGATCACCGCCAGCGTGAACCTCGTCCTCGCGCAACGGCTCGCGCGCCGCATCTGTAGCGAGTGCAAAGCCCCGTTCAACGTGGACCACAGCGCGTTGCTCGACTTCGGCTTCACCGAGGAGCAGCTCTCTCGAGCCCAGCTCATGAAGGGCACTGGATGCAAGAACTGCAACGGTAGCGGCTACAGGGGCCGCGTCGCTCTCTATGAGGTAATGCGCTTCAGCGATCACCTCAAGGAGATGGTGCTTCAGGGCGCCTCGACGGCAGAGCTGAAGGCGGGTGCGATCAAGAGCGGGATGCTCACCCTGCGCATGAGCGGTATCGAGAAGATCCTCGCTGGCGTGACCACCACCGAGGAGGTCGGCCGGGTCACCATGGGCGACTGA
- a CDS encoding type IV pilus twitching motility protein PilT, producing the protein MSNDPGTTTQQPQDGLRYSLQQLLRAMVDKGASDMHITSGTPPLLRIDGAIVPLKLPPLTPPETKQLCYSVLSDEQRAIFEQKNELDLSFGMKGLARFRANLFVQRGAVAGAFRQIPFKILSFEELGLPQVVLDIASRPRGLVLVTGPTGSGKTTTLASIIDKINAEQRLHILTIEDPIEYLHPHKLSIVNQRELGSDTISFREALRHALRQDPDVVLIGELRDLETIEAALTIAETGHLVFGTLHTNSAISSINRIIDVFPPHQQSQVRQQLSFTLVAVMTQLLLPRASGPGRAMSMEVMIPNAAIRNLIREDKLHQVYSQMQMGQAGSGMQTMAQSLASLFQRRLVSLEDALAAAADPEELRTMLDQPKHSAGSRPSSGKVA; encoded by the coding sequence ATGAGCAACGATCCCGGCACGACGACCCAACAACCGCAGGATGGCCTGCGTTACTCGCTCCAGCAGCTCTTGCGCGCCATGGTCGACAAGGGTGCGAGCGACATGCACATCACCAGCGGCACACCGCCGCTCTTGCGCATCGACGGCGCCATCGTTCCGCTCAAGTTGCCACCGCTCACCCCACCCGAGACCAAGCAGCTCTGCTACTCGGTCCTGAGCGACGAACAGCGCGCCATCTTCGAGCAGAAGAACGAGCTGGATCTCTCCTTCGGAATGAAGGGCCTTGCGCGGTTTCGCGCCAACCTGTTCGTGCAACGGGGCGCGGTTGCCGGCGCGTTTCGTCAGATCCCCTTCAAGATACTGAGCTTCGAGGAACTCGGTCTACCGCAGGTCGTTCTGGACATCGCCTCTCGTCCTCGCGGATTGGTGCTGGTGACCGGACCGACGGGCAGCGGCAAGACCACCACGCTCGCGAGCATCATCGACAAGATCAATGCCGAGCAGCGGCTGCACATCCTCACCATCGAAGACCCGATCGAGTACCTGCACCCGCACAAGCTCTCGATCGTCAACCAGCGAGAACTGGGGTCGGATACGATTTCGTTCAGGGAAGCGCTACGTCATGCGCTGCGTCAGGACCCTGATGTGGTCCTCATCGGCGAGCTGCGCGATCTGGAGACCATCGAAGCGGCATTGACCATCGCCGAGACAGGTCATCTCGTGTTCGGCACGCTCCACACGAACTCCGCCATCTCGTCGATCAACCGCATCATCGACGTGTTCCCGCCTCACCAGCAGTCGCAAGTGCGACAGCAGCTCTCCTTCACGCTGGTCGCGGTGATGACACAGCTTCTGCTGCCGCGCGCAAGCGGTCCCGGGCGTGCCATGTCCATGGAAGTGATGATTCCCAACGCCGCCATCAGGAATCTGATCCGCGAGGACAAGCTGCACCAAGTGTATTCCCAGATGCAGATGGGTCAGGCCGGCAGCGGGATGCAGACCATGGCCCAATCGCTCGCATCCCTGTTTCAGCGCCGTCTCGTCTCCTTGGAGGATGCACTCGCTGCAGCCGCCGATCCCGAGGAGCTGAGGACCATGCTCGACCAGCCCAAGCACTCTGCGGGAAGTCGTCCTTCCTCTGGAAAAGTCGCTTAG
- the lexA gene encoding transcriptional repressor LexA: protein MQGLTDRQQQVLHYIRQSIAERGYPPTLREIGAHMGIRSTNGVNDHLRALERKGYLTREDMKSRALRPRDMPSSVRGESLDGEGGLDGVPANDQEVEIVEIPVVGRIAAGLPLLAEEHILDTVRIDKMLIRGGREVFGLRVTGDSMIEAGIFSGDYIFVRKQSTAQRGDIVVALIGDEATVKYYFPEKDYIRFQPANAAMAPILVRASDFKPTMLLGLVVGIYRRL, encoded by the coding sequence ATGCAAGGGCTCACCGATCGGCAGCAGCAGGTTCTTCATTACATCCGGCAGTCGATCGCAGAGCGGGGATATCCGCCCACGTTGCGAGAGATCGGCGCGCACATGGGGATTCGTTCGACGAATGGGGTGAACGATCACCTGCGAGCGCTCGAGCGGAAAGGCTATCTGACGCGCGAAGACATGAAGTCCAGGGCGCTTCGGCCCCGAGACATGCCGTCGAGCGTGCGAGGCGAGTCGCTCGACGGAGAGGGCGGGCTGGACGGAGTTCCAGCCAACGACCAGGAAGTGGAGATCGTCGAGATCCCGGTGGTGGGCCGGATCGCTGCCGGCCTGCCCCTGCTCGCCGAGGAACACATCCTCGACACGGTCCGCATCGACAAGATGCTGATTCGGGGAGGGAGAGAGGTGTTCGGCCTGCGTGTGACCGGGGACTCGATGATCGAGGCCGGTATCTTCAGCGGCGACTACATCTTCGTCCGCAAGCAGTCGACAGCCCAGCGCGGGGACATCGTGGTCGCGCTCATCGGGGATGAGGCGACGGTGAAGTACTACTTCCCCGAAAAAGACTACATCCGCTTCCAGCCTGCCAACGCCGCGATGGCCCCCATCTTGGTACGAGCCAGTGATTTCAAGCCGACGATGCTCCTCGGGCTGGTGGTCGGCATCTATCGGCGACTCTGA
- a CDS encoding DUF4398 domain-containing protein yields the protein MTFTSGCGGTIYAFTASSAESRLETAQALGAEKYAPYEYYFAREHLWKAKEEAAVADYGDAIDFADIASEYADKAITLSKQAHEGAGR from the coding sequence GTGACATTCACCAGCGGATGCGGAGGCACCATCTACGCTTTCACGGCGAGTTCTGCCGAGAGTCGGCTGGAAACCGCCCAGGCGCTCGGAGCGGAGAAGTACGCGCCCTACGAGTATTACTTCGCGCGAGAGCATCTCTGGAAGGCGAAGGAAGAAGCCGCGGTGGCCGACTACGGTGACGCGATCGATTTCGCCGACATTGCCTCCGAGTACGCCGACAAAGCGATCACTCTCTCCAAGCAGGCGCACGAGGGCGCAGGCCGATGA
- a CDS encoding OmpA family protein has translation MSRRSKGMALGKLSLALAVVASGCSQVPQMRGEIEGLAKIAEQAERNGALRCAPRELAMAKSHLSFAEVELDQGFFARASDHLSIAKANAHAAYDLSPPAKCAERGFIEEEAPPPPKPGDCDGDGFLDPEETEQCRCEPENFNGFEDDDGCPDDPDTDGDGIPDSKDACVLLPEDKDGYLDEDGCPDIDNDLDGILDANDKDETGRSCINDPEDPDGYEDADGCPEPDNDQDKVPDLEDQCPNEPGVQGGDKPGCPKKPSLVIVTEKEIKITQQIHFEFDKDKIRSESFPILDAIVEVLQQNPKIKLEIQGHTDNKGAPAYNKGLSDRRAAAVKKYLVAKGIDTNRLTSKGYGMEKPIVPNTSDQNRALNRRVQFVRTEGSP, from the coding sequence ATGAGCCGTCGAAGCAAAGGCATGGCGCTCGGCAAGCTTTCGCTCGCCCTCGCCGTGGTGGCGTCCGGCTGCTCCCAGGTGCCCCAGATGCGGGGTGAGATTGAAGGCCTGGCGAAGATCGCTGAGCAGGCGGAGCGAAACGGTGCATTGCGCTGTGCACCTCGGGAGCTGGCGATGGCCAAATCGCATCTCTCGTTCGCCGAGGTGGAGCTCGATCAAGGCTTCTTCGCTCGAGCCAGCGACCATCTGAGCATCGCGAAAGCCAACGCGCACGCGGCATACGATCTCTCGCCTCCTGCGAAGTGCGCAGAGCGTGGCTTCATCGAAGAAGAGGCGCCTCCCCCGCCGAAGCCGGGAGACTGCGACGGTGATGGGTTCCTCGATCCAGAAGAGACCGAGCAGTGCCGATGCGAGCCAGAGAACTTCAACGGCTTCGAGGATGATGACGGATGCCCGGATGATCCGGATACGGATGGCGACGGGATCCCCGACTCGAAGGATGCATGCGTTCTCCTGCCCGAAGACAAGGACGGCTACCTCGATGAGGATGGCTGCCCCGACATCGACAACGATCTCGACGGCATTCTGGACGCCAACGACAAGGACGAGACGGGTCGGAGCTGCATCAACGATCCCGAGGATCCTGACGGCTACGAAGATGCGGACGGTTGCCCCGAGCCGGACAACGACCAGGACAAGGTGCCCGATCTCGAAGATCAGTGCCCGAACGAGCCTGGCGTGCAGGGAGGCGACAAGCCTGGCTGCCCGAAGAAGCCGAGCCTGGTGATCGTCACCGAGAAGGAAATCAAGATCACCCAGCAGATCCACTTCGAGTTCGACAAGGACAAGATCCGCTCCGAGAGCTTCCCGATCCTCGATGCGATCGTCGAAGTCCTGCAACAGAACCCGAAGATCAAGCTCGAAATCCAGGGTCACACCGACAACAAGGGCGCCCCCGCGTACAACAAGGGTCTGTCCGACAGGCGCGCTGCCGCAGTGAAGAAGTATCTGGTCGCCAAGGGAATCGATACGAACCGGCTCACGTCGAAGGGCTACGGCATGGAGAAGCCCATCGTTCCCAATACATCGGACCAGAATCGCGCTCTCAACCGCCGAGTACAGTTCGTCCGCACGGAGGGCTCGCCGTAA
- a CDS encoding PilZ domain-containing protein yields the protein MVAPLEAARPLATRDHFRAHPRRRVELTAMLRDRQTADEQTVIVRDLGLGGAYVELDRRPSHEPGAAAGWPDINSDLGALLEPELAVTIELTAPTLWDPLPLRGRVAWVRRASWRTRVGVRFDHHDAANLLALYDLLGSFAFEV from the coding sequence ATGGTCGCCCCCCTGGAGGCTGCGCGTCCATTGGCTACCCGAGATCACTTTCGTGCTCACCCTCGTCGGCGTGTCGAGCTGACGGCGATGCTTCGGGATCGGCAGACTGCTGATGAGCAGACAGTGATCGTTCGTGATCTGGGACTGGGTGGAGCCTACGTGGAACTCGATCGGAGGCCCTCCCATGAGCCTGGGGCAGCGGCAGGCTGGCCTGACATCAACTCAGACCTTGGAGCGCTGCTGGAGCCAGAACTGGCAGTCACGATCGAGCTGACCGCCCCAACGCTCTGGGACCCCCTTCCGCTCCGTGGACGGGTCGCATGGGTACGGCGCGCCTCGTGGCGGACACGGGTCGGAGTGCGCTTCGATCACCACGACGCGGCCAATCTCCTGGCGCTCTATGATTTGTTGGGATCGTTCGCCTTCGAGGTGTGA
- a CDS encoding TIGR02266 family protein, whose translation MERIRTRLSLPFGSQRDPWVTCGLLLRASREARSSTFMAQDTRKDPRAKVLSMTVRYKSATVDEFIEHHAQDVSRGGIFIKTPSPFPPGTLLKFEIRLQDEQAVIAGVGRVVWKREAAQANESLPSGMGVKFIKIDDKSKALISRIVEQNQNAGAAFEAGGGEQRNTPTGDGEAEADKSSADQATAARKSDAPPAKAGAKRASTMLGLGSIGASGKVEAVTMSTSESTSDEGGSFFPKTEPEKEMPPTEERTMMKQAKELLAQALAEAGASLEDLGSKEEPLIAPEPKKEEPAEAKAETKIEAAPKEEPAAAPKDTPKEEAPEAAPAKVAEADKKEPVSEPKPKAAKSADKEAARTDKPSEKKPSRDEVKTVDERPKRTGAAKQRTEERAAAAKPALAAAHEEESGGSGKIIAFVVIAAAIVGAILYFTQKDEAPPAPPAPATTQPAEATPPPAPKPEPTPAPTENVVPASSAAVEPTAAPSATAPAVSASAEPAAAPSAAPTASAVKAQPSAEPKPTPTVQAPAPKPPTPKPPAPAPKPKDDDVY comes from the coding sequence TTGGAGAGGATTCGTACGCGACTCTCGTTACCCTTTGGGTCTCAGCGCGATCCTTGGGTAACATGCGGGCTGCTGTTGAGAGCGAGTCGAGAAGCTCGGAGTTCTACCTTCATGGCCCAGGACACACGCAAAGATCCGCGAGCGAAGGTGCTGTCGATGACGGTGCGCTACAAGAGCGCAACCGTCGACGAATTCATCGAACACCATGCGCAAGATGTGAGCCGCGGCGGCATTTTCATCAAGACGCCGTCGCCTTTCCCGCCCGGAACCCTGCTCAAGTTCGAGATACGCCTTCAGGACGAGCAGGCAGTCATCGCGGGCGTAGGACGGGTGGTCTGGAAGCGCGAGGCTGCGCAAGCAAACGAGTCTCTCCCCTCCGGCATGGGGGTCAAATTCATCAAGATCGACGACAAGTCGAAGGCTCTGATCTCCAGAATCGTGGAGCAGAATCAGAACGCGGGCGCAGCCTTCGAGGCCGGCGGTGGCGAGCAGCGCAACACGCCGACGGGTGATGGCGAAGCCGAAGCGGACAAGTCGAGCGCTGACCAGGCGACGGCCGCGCGAAAATCTGACGCTCCCCCTGCCAAGGCAGGGGCAAAGCGTGCTTCGACCATGCTCGGGCTCGGCAGCATCGGCGCATCGGGCAAGGTGGAAGCCGTCACGATGTCGACGTCCGAGTCGACGTCGGACGAGGGTGGCTCGTTCTTCCCCAAGACCGAGCCCGAGAAGGAGATGCCGCCGACCGAAGAGCGGACGATGATGAAGCAGGCCAAGGAGCTCCTGGCGCAGGCGCTCGCGGAAGCCGGCGCATCGCTGGAAGATCTTGGCTCCAAGGAAGAGCCGCTCATCGCGCCGGAGCCCAAGAAAGAGGAGCCGGCAGAAGCGAAAGCCGAGACCAAGATCGAGGCAGCTCCGAAGGAGGAGCCCGCAGCGGCGCCGAAGGATACCCCCAAAGAAGAGGCGCCAGAGGCGGCCCCGGCCAAGGTCGCCGAAGCCGACAAGAAAGAACCGGTCTCTGAGCCCAAGCCCAAGGCTGCCAAGTCGGCAGACAAGGAGGCTGCGCGGACCGACAAGCCGTCGGAGAAGAAGCCAAGCCGTGACGAGGTGAAGACGGTCGATGAGCGACCGAAGCGTACAGGCGCGGCCAAACAGAGGACCGAAGAACGCGCTGCAGCGGCGAAGCCCGCACTTGCGGCAGCACACGAGGAAGAGAGCGGAGGCTCCGGAAAGATCATCGCTTTCGTGGTGATCGCCGCGGCCATCGTGGGTGCCATTCTGTACTTCACCCAGAAAGACGAGGCTCCGCCCGCGCCACCAGCTCCGGCAACGACGCAGCCGGCTGAGGCTACCCCGCCGCCGGCCCCGAAGCCGGAACCGACGCCTGCGCCCACGGAGAATGTCGTTCCTGCGTCGAGTGCAGCCGTGGAGCCCACAGCGGCTCCCAGCGCCACCGCCCCCGCAGTGTCGGCAAGTGCCGAGCCTGCGGCCGCACCAAGCGCAGCGCCAACGGCATCTGCAGTGAAGGCACAGCCATCGGCCGAACCCAAGCCGACTCCCACCGTCCAGGCTCCGGCGCCCAAGCCACCGACTCCCAAACCGCCGGCTCCGGCTCCCAAGCCCAAGGATGATGACGTCTACTGA